A single window of Syntrophus gentianae DNA harbors:
- a CDS encoding ATP-binding protein, translated as LPQAAADDLLDVILERYRHRKSTMITSNRPIEDWGKLLGDNAAASAILDRLLHRGHLLKFEGKSYRLKEASKRLALEKKNN; from the coding sequence TCTGCCGCAGGCCGCCGCTGATGATCTGCTGGATGTGATTCTGGAGCGTTATCGCCACCGAAAAAGCACGATGATCACTTCAAACCGGCCGATTGAGGACTGGGGAAAGCTTCTCGGCGACAATGCTGCAGCTTCGGCCATTCTGGACCGTCTGTTGCACCGCGGTCATCTGCTGAAATTTGAAGGAAAGAGTTACCGGCTCAAGGAGGCTTCTAAAAGACTTGCTTTAGAAAAGAAAAATAACTAA